The following DNA comes from Desulfuribacillus stibiiarsenatis.
CAGTTAAATAATGAACTCGTAAACGTTGTGTGCGCGTTAGATTCTCTAATTGCTCTTCATTGATTCGTTTCGCATTTACTCTAATCCACTGTGTTGTTTCTTTCATTGCTTCCTCTAATAATATCTGTATATCATCGGGTATAGCATTCCAGAACTCCTGATTCGTAATCACGGCATAACCAAGGTAGCCATGGTCACTGACAGTCAAATAATCCTGGACCTCATAAAAACGCTTCGTATAAATATTCGAAAGAGTATTCTCTTGCCCGTCTGTCATATCTTGTTCGAGAAAGCTATAGACATCTGAGAATCTAGTCACAACAGGAGTAGCACCGAATAACTCAAACTGTTTTTTTAATATATTGCTATCCATAATACGAAAGCTAAGCCCTTGGATATCGTTCAGCTTGTGGATTGGCCGTTTTTTCGTAGTCAATTGCTTAAATCCGTTATCCCACATTGTGAGACCAATCAAACCGTGTGGTTCTAGTAATGAAAACAACTTCAGGCCTAATTCACCTTCCATAGCTTGTTTGACAGCTTCCTCATCGCGGAAAGCATACGGCAAGTCGAATACTTGCCATTCAGGAATGAGATATGTCATCTTTGAAGTTGCTGGCGCAATCATTTGTACTTGGTTT
Coding sequences within:
- a CDS encoding DctP family TRAP transporter solute-binding subunit, whose product is MILKSFRHIHRVWQGNSFHWVISSVLILVCIVLLAGCSIPPNPGNLFSGKKVVGVDFEQVGPEDKIVIKFSHVVAENTPKGLAANKFKRLAESKTNGRVEVQIFPNAQLYDDDAAIAALQQNQVQMIAPATSKMTYLIPEWQVFDLPYAFRDEEAVKQAMEGELGLKLFSLLEPHGLIGLTMWDNGFKQLTTKKRPIHKLNDIQGLSFRIMDSNILKKQFELFGATPVVTRFSDVYSFLEQDMTDGQENTLSNIYTKRFYEVQDYLTVSDHGYLGYAVITNQEFWNAIPDDIQILLEEAMKETTQWIRVNAKRINEEQLENLTRTQRLRVHYLTATDKAEWKKLLSPVYQQLTSEIGNEYMRFLPK